Proteins from a single region of Amycolatopsis sp. CA-230715:
- a CDS encoding Pls/PosA family non-ribosomal peptide synthetase — translation MVDRVDVHSRGSAFLGTVRMERGTRRLNHVFEASCDSTPDAIAVECDGEHVTYRELDQRANRLAHLLIDCGVASGSRVGILLHRSMELYVALLATLKAGAVFVPIDPSSPADRIDYIAGDCGISLVLSTSDFESAASGLSCSVLRLDNLTVARAAAASSRPYVREDEDRVCYVIYTSGSTGRPKGVEVGQESICNFLDVVPDIYGVTSSDRVYQGMTVAFDFSIEEIWPTWARGATLVAGPTDSRRIGSGLAGFLHDNRVTVVYCTPTVLATIDQDLPRVRTLIVGGEACPAELVHRWSGPGRRMLNTYGPTEATVTATWCELVPGRAVTIGRPLPTYHLTLLDTGLRPVPDGEIGEICIGGVGVARRYVGRPDLTAERFLDDPRITGGGRLYRTGDLGRRLLDGDIEYLGRADSEVKVRGHRVDLQEIESVMLEDPAVSAAAVTQNATGDLIAYLASPGADRGEVTSRLSDRLRARLPQYMVPAFVEFVAALPLMPSGKVDRTSLPAPSGTRLISPGGEITAPRGEAETAIAAVWANEFGLEQGKLSVDADFFLDLGGHSLLAARTASALRRLEFTSGVSIADIYAHPTVRGLAGSLGNTDPTATAAPDRPAPRQDRSARVVGVGASQFTSLYLMLALFGAPVAVVLGVNHGVLSAAVIWQLVLVVPATLLLGRLIVPVLGVRLLSGGLAPGTYPLWSRMYVRLWLLQGFLAMAPLGTLSGSPLLPGYLRLLGARVGRRCHIATGALPVPALLDLGDDASIGYGAQLHCSSVAHGWVTIGPVAVGARAFVGANAVLEPGSRISADASLADMAIATTGQVIPAGEHWAGSPSTRQDRADPLLQEMRSRHSPEPSRALRAGYLAVALAVELLPLLLAAPAVALGSWALVAAGPTAGLLVSLLAGPVFVVSSCLLIAAVKRLVLRTTPTGIHPVASGLGLRKWVIDKLLQTSLTVTNSLYSTLYTSAWLRMLGARIGPRAEVSTVSHLDPDLLTLGAESFVADMASVGAATHCHGQIALGRTTVGTRSFIGNAALLRSGSSTGDESLVGVHTIAPADGVPGGTSWLGSPGIRLPRRQDSGQFDDALTFRPRRAQVCERLLIEFFRIVVPGSLIGTMAYLVLLGEAWAARTVTPLALVALAPAVALLGGLATVLAVAAVKWVVVGRYRPRVEPLWSRFVRRTEFVTALYETAAVPALLGMLSGTPMLGPLLRVFGATVGKRSWIATTYLTEFDLVRLGDDVTVGPGTSLQTHLFEDRVMKMSTLALNQGASVGARCVVLYDSVVAENAEVTALSLVMKGERLPENTRWHGIPSRTIP, via the coding sequence GTGGTTGACAGAGTAGACGTGCACTCGCGCGGTTCGGCGTTTCTCGGCACGGTGCGCATGGAGCGCGGCACGAGGCGCCTGAACCACGTCTTCGAAGCCAGCTGCGATTCCACTCCGGACGCGATCGCGGTGGAATGCGACGGCGAGCACGTGACGTACCGCGAACTGGATCAGCGGGCGAACCGCCTGGCGCATCTGCTGATCGACTGCGGTGTGGCGAGCGGGTCGCGGGTGGGGATCCTGTTGCACCGCTCGATGGAGCTGTATGTCGCGTTGCTGGCCACGCTGAAGGCGGGCGCCGTGTTCGTGCCGATCGACCCGTCCTCGCCCGCGGACCGGATCGACTACATCGCGGGCGATTGCGGCATCAGCCTCGTTCTGTCCACATCGGACTTCGAGTCGGCGGCGTCGGGATTGTCCTGTTCAGTGCTCCGGTTGGACAATCTCACCGTGGCCCGCGCGGCGGCCGCGTCGTCGCGCCCGTATGTCAGGGAGGACGAGGACCGGGTCTGCTACGTCATCTACACCTCCGGGTCGACCGGCCGTCCGAAAGGGGTCGAGGTCGGGCAGGAGAGCATCTGCAACTTCCTCGACGTCGTGCCGGACATCTACGGCGTCACCAGCAGCGACCGGGTGTATCAGGGGATGACCGTCGCGTTCGACTTCTCCATCGAGGAGATCTGGCCCACCTGGGCACGCGGCGCGACACTGGTCGCCGGGCCCACGGACTCCCGCCGAATCGGCAGCGGCCTGGCCGGATTCCTCCACGACAACCGCGTCACCGTGGTGTACTGCACGCCCACCGTGCTCGCCACGATCGACCAGGATCTCCCACGGGTACGCACCCTGATCGTCGGTGGCGAGGCGTGTCCGGCGGAACTGGTGCACCGCTGGAGCGGCCCGGGGCGCCGGATGCTGAACACCTACGGCCCGACCGAGGCCACGGTCACCGCGACCTGGTGCGAACTCGTCCCCGGCCGCGCGGTCACCATCGGACGCCCGCTGCCGACGTATCACCTCACCCTGCTCGACACCGGGCTGCGGCCCGTTCCCGACGGCGAGATCGGCGAGATCTGCATCGGCGGTGTCGGGGTCGCCCGCCGTTACGTAGGGCGGCCCGACCTCACCGCCGAGCGGTTCCTCGACGACCCGCGCATCACCGGCGGCGGGCGCCTCTACCGTACGGGTGATCTGGGGCGCCGACTGCTCGACGGCGACATCGAATACCTGGGCCGGGCCGACAGCGAGGTGAAGGTCCGCGGTCACCGGGTGGATCTGCAGGAGATCGAGAGCGTCATGCTGGAGGATCCCGCGGTGAGCGCCGCGGCGGTCACCCAGAACGCCACCGGCGACCTGATCGCCTACCTCGCCAGTCCAGGCGCCGATCGTGGCGAGGTCACCTCCCGGTTGTCCGACCGGCTGCGGGCGCGCCTGCCGCAGTACATGGTTCCCGCGTTCGTGGAGTTCGTGGCGGCGCTGCCGTTGATGCCCAGCGGCAAGGTCGACCGCACCAGCCTGCCCGCCCCGTCGGGGACGCGGTTGATCAGTCCCGGTGGCGAGATCACCGCGCCGCGGGGCGAGGCCGAGACCGCGATCGCCGCGGTGTGGGCGAACGAATTCGGTCTGGAACAAGGGAAACTGTCGGTCGACGCGGACTTCTTCCTCGACCTCGGCGGGCACTCGCTGCTGGCGGCGCGCACCGCCTCGGCGCTCCGCCGCCTCGAGTTCACCTCCGGTGTCTCGATCGCCGACATCTACGCCCATCCCACGGTCCGCGGTCTCGCCGGTTCCCTCGGCAACACCGACCCCACCGCGACGGCGGCTCCGGACCGGCCGGCGCCCCGGCAAGACAGGTCCGCGCGCGTCGTCGGGGTGGGTGCGAGCCAATTCACGAGCCTGTACCTGATGCTCGCGCTGTTCGGGGCCCCGGTGGCCGTCGTACTCGGGGTCAACCACGGCGTGCTTTCGGCCGCGGTGATCTGGCAACTGGTACTCGTCGTACCGGCTACTCTGCTACTGGGCAGACTGATCGTGCCGGTACTGGGTGTCCGGCTGCTCTCCGGCGGGCTCGCACCCGGGACGTATCCTTTGTGGAGCCGCATGTACGTGCGATTGTGGCTCCTGCAAGGGTTTCTCGCGATGGCTCCGCTGGGCACCCTCAGCGGCAGTCCGCTGCTACCCGGATACCTGCGGCTGCTCGGCGCCCGTGTCGGCCGGCGCTGCCACATCGCGACCGGAGCACTCCCCGTACCGGCGCTGCTCGACCTCGGCGACGATGCCAGCATCGGTTACGGCGCACAACTGCACTGTTCTTCGGTCGCGCACGGGTGGGTGACGATCGGGCCGGTCGCGGTCGGGGCCCGCGCCTTCGTCGGCGCCAACGCCGTCCTCGAGCCCGGATCCCGGATCAGCGCGGACGCTTCCCTGGCCGACATGGCGATCGCCACCACCGGTCAGGTCATCCCGGCCGGCGAGCACTGGGCCGGATCACCGTCCACGCGCCAGGACCGGGCGGACCCCCTGCTGCAGGAGATGCGCTCCCGGCACAGCCCGGAGCCGTCCCGGGCACTGCGCGCGGGATACCTCGCCGTCGCACTCGCCGTCGAACTGCTGCCGCTGCTGCTCGCGGCACCGGCCGTGGCGCTGGGAAGTTGGGCGCTGGTCGCCGCCGGGCCCACCGCGGGCCTGCTCGTGTCGCTGCTCGCCGGGCCCGTCTTCGTCGTGTCGAGCTGCCTGCTGATCGCGGCGGTCAAACGACTGGTGCTGCGCACCACGCCCACCGGGATCCACCCCGTCGCCTCGGGTCTCGGGCTGCGCAAATGGGTCATCGACAAGCTCCTGCAGACCAGCCTCACGGTCACCAATTCGCTGTACTCGACGCTCTACACGAGTGCGTGGCTGCGCATGCTCGGCGCCCGCATCGGGCCGCGCGCCGAAGTGTCCACCGTGTCCCACCTGGATCCGGACCTGCTCACCCTCGGCGCGGAAAGCTTCGTCGCCGACATGGCCAGCGTCGGCGCCGCGACGCACTGCCACGGCCAGATCGCGCTCGGCCGCACCACCGTCGGCACGCGGTCGTTCATCGGCAACGCCGCGCTGCTGCGCTCCGGTTCCTCGACCGGTGACGAGTCGCTCGTCGGCGTGCACACCATCGCCCCCGCGGACGGAGTGCCCGGCGGCACGTCCTGGCTCGGCTCACCCGGCATCCGGCTGCCGCGCAGGCAGGACAGCGGCCAGTTCGACGACGCACTGACCTTCCGGCCCCGGCGGGCGCAGGTGTGCGAACGCCTGCTCATCGAGTTCTTCCGGATCGTGGTGCCCGGTTCCCTGATCGGCACCATGGCCTACCTGGTCCTGCTCGGGGAAGCCTGGGCGGCACGCACCGTCACGCCCCTCGCGCTCGTCGCGCTCGCGCCCGCAGTCGCGCTTCTCGGCGGTCTCGCCACGGTACTGGCGGTCGCCGCCGTGAAATGGGTTGTCGTCGGACGGTACCGGCCCCGGGTCGAACCCCTGTGGAGCCGGTTCGTCCGGCGCACTGAGTTCGTCACCGCCCTCTACGAGACCGCCGCCGTCCCCGCCCTTTTGGGAATGCTCTCCGGCACCCCCATGCTGGGACCACTCCTGCGGGTTTTCGGCGCCACGGTGGGCAAACGGAGCTGGATCGCCACGACCTACCTCACCGAATTCGACCTCGTGCGCCTCGGCGACGACGTGACCGTCGGCCCCGGAACATCACTGCAGACCCACCTGTTCGAAGACCGGGTCATGAAGATGTCGACCCTCGCGCTGAACCAGGGCGCCAGTGTCGGCGCCCGGTGCGTGGTCCTCTACGACAGCGTCGTCGCCGAGAACGCCGAGGTGACCGCGCTGTCGCTGGTCATGAAAGGCGAACGACTGCCGGAAAACACCCGCTGGCACGGAATTCCCAGCAGAACGATCCCGTGA